The nucleotide sequence TAGTGAAAGTGTCgcgaatttgtaaaatattatgtgGGTGaattgatttcttttttttagaGAGTTAATggtcataaaattttcagaaatagaaaaatgaaattagcCCTTATCTCTCTTGCTTTGGTGGCCTTGGCGTCAGCCCTGCCTCAAAAAGAAGGTAGTGCCTATACAAATGAGGCTATCAGACAGGCTCAGCAGACGTTTCTGATACCCAAGGATGCTCAGATTCAGAAAGTAAggaccttttttttattagagatattaaaatttcatttccttCCTTTGACCATAGGGAGTATAAGTATAGCGCAAAAGGTGACGGGCAAGAAAATACTGTAGCGTCAGAGTTGAAATTTTAGTGTTCGTGTAGGTAGACTAGgtgttcaaaataaaaaacaaggCCCCATAAACACGTGTCACTTTGAAAATGGTGACCTAAAAATTATGATCTTTaatctgaaaaatgaaaatatttttaacgtgCATTGACTTgtaaaatagcatttttctcGAAGGTGatgaattcaaaattgttgCTTCCAGCAAGACTACCCCTTTTATGCGAAATTTCTCAAAGAATGTAGATCTATTagaaagagaaagaaattcCCGAATTTTTGTCTGCAAATTTCTTGGTAACACTACTTGTTCAATACACActtcttgaaaaattcaaccgattctgaatttttttaacattaccCGTGTAACTTTAATAGGTTCTGATATATTGAGAAAAAGCCCACTTATTGATCATTGCATTTAAAGGGCTCTTAGCGCCCTTAGGAGGTATTTCCAGACACATGTTCAAAGGAACTTATTTTCACCTAAGGAACTTCCACCCAAAATATCTATAGGTTGTTCTCGGACTTTGTGTCCTTTGATGGCACCGTAGAGGCACAATAAACACTAATTGGCAAACTTCTTTACTTCACCATTCTGTAactatgtatatttatgtCTTAAACTGCTTAATTAAAACGTTGAAGTTCGGCAACCAAATCGACCTTCTTCCTATCTTTTCCTCTCAGCAATCAAACCGACACAATAAGCCGACGTCTCAAGAtgattaacattaaaaatgaaagttgTCTCATTACGTAATTCCTTGATGTTGATGAAGATATTCGcgtgaataaaataatacgaTGTTACATAAACACCCTGACATACATCttgtaaattataaaagaTGATGTTGTCAcgttttcttttcattttctactTTTAGGTGCAGGAAGGCATCGAAATCGGCGCATATGAGAGCATACCCGGGGACCAAAAAATCAACCTCTTTGAGAT is from Euwallacea similis isolate ESF13 chromosome 14, ESF131.1, whole genome shotgun sequence and encodes:
- the LOC136413431 gene encoding uncharacterized protein: MKLALISLALVALASALPQKEGSAYTNEAIRQAQQTFLIPKDAQIQKVQEGIEIGAYESIPGDQKINLFEILGDQFPPEVVNNLQGQIDQIGKN